TGCCAACCCCCGGTTATCCTCCTTATACAGCCAGCGCCATATTTGCCGGAGCAAGGCCTGTTTTTTTACCTTTATTGGAACGGAATAATTTTTTGCCTGATCTGGAAAATATAGACAGAGATGTCCTTAATAAAGCAAAGATGATGTTTTTAAATTATCCCAACAATCCTACTTCTGCCACAGCTACTAAAGAATTCTTTGAGAAAGTGGTTGATTTTGCCGATAAAAACGGGATTATCGTCTGTCATGATGCCGCTTATAGCGAGATATATTTTGACGGCAATAAACCAATGAGTTTTTTAGAGGTTCGGGGAGCTAAAGAAGTAGGGGTGGAATTCCATTCGCTTTCCAAGACCTATAATATGACCGGTTGGCGCATAGGATTTGTAAGCGGCAATCAGCAGATTATCAAGGGCTTAAGAACAGTAAAATCCAATATTGATTCGGGTATTTTCCAGGCAATTCAGCTTGCCGGGATAGAGTCGCTTAACGGTCCGCAGGATTCGGTTGAGCAGATGAGAGAGATCTATCAGGAAAGAAGGGACGTTTTGGTTAACGGCCTGAATTCTATAGGCTGGAATGTTTCCAAGCCGCAAGCTACTTTTTATGTCTGGGCGCATGCCCTGGATGGTTATAGTTCGTCCGAATTATCCAAGATCTTTTTAGAAAAACTAGGGATAGTTACTACCCCGGGAGTGGGTTTTGGAGAAAGCGGGGAGGGCTATATCAGGATGGCCCTGACTGTTTGCAAAGAGAGAATAAAAGAGGCGGTAGAGAGAATTGCTGAGTTTAAAAAGTACTGTTAAATGGTTAAATTGCTAAACTGCTAAACTGTTAAACTGTTAAACTGTTAAACTGTTAAACTGATAAATTGCTAAATGGCTAGAATTTACATCGGCATAGGTTCAAATTTAGCAGATCGCCGGGTCAATATTGAAAAGGCCCTGAATCTTTTAAGGGAAGTAAAAAACTTAGAGATTAAGAAGATTTCCTCATTACATGAAACCGAACCCGTAGGCGGGCCTCCTGAACAGGGAAATTTCTTAAATGCTGTTTTAGGGGCTGAAACCTCTATCTTACCTTTAGAATTGTTAGCCAAATTAAAAAGCATTGAAAAAAGGTTAGGCAGAGGCAAGGGTGTTCCTGACGGTCCGCGGCCAATAGACTTAGATATTCTTTTTTATGATGATGTTGTAATTAAGGGAAAAGAATTAGAAATACCTCATCCTAGATTACACGAAAGATTTTTTGCTTTAAAACCGCTTGTCGAAATTGCCCCGGACTTGGTTCATCCTATATTAAATAAACAAGCCAGGCAATTACTGGCAGAGATTTGTGAAAGAAAACCTTTTTAGTTTGTCGAAGCTCCTTTGTCTTTGTCGATGCTGGTATTGAAGCTGGAGGCTCGAGGCTGGAAGCTGGGTAATTTAAGGCTGAACACGAGTTTCCACTTTCCAAGACAAGCATCGATACGAGCATCCACAACGTTAAACCAGCATCGTATAACTTGTTAGGTAACGGATTAAAATGCAGGTAATTACCGCGATAGATAAAATGAGGTCTTATGTTGAGGAGGCCAAAAGCAGGGGTAAAAAAATAGGCCTTGTTCCCACAATGGGCTGTTTTCATCAGGGTCATTTAAGCCTGATAGAAAAAGCCGGGACTAGTACGGACACAACGATTGTCAGCATTTTTGTTAATCCTGCGCAGTTTGGGCCGGATGAAGACTATTTGGCTTATCCCCGGGATGTAGAGCAGGATAGGCTCAAGGCAGCCAGAGCAGGAGTTGATGTTATTTTTGCGCCTGGCTTAAGTGAGATGTATCCGGAGAGTTACCTTACATATGTTAATGTGGAAATGATAACCGGGGTTCTCTGCGGTAAGGCGCGGCCCGGACACTTTAAGGGTGTAGCCACAGTTTGCGCCAAGCTCTTTAATATCATAAAGCCCGATATAGCCTTTTTCGGCCAAAAGGATGCACAGCAGACGATAGTTGTCAAAAGGATGGTAAAAGACCTGAATATGGATGTTGAAATAGAGGTATTGCCCATTGTCAGGGAAAAAGACGGTTTGGCAATGAGCTCAAGAAATAAGTATTTAAATACTGTTCAGCGTAAAGACGCGTTGGTCCTTTATCAGGCTTTGACTAAGGCAAAGGATATGATCAAAAGCGGCGAGAGAAATGCCGGTATGATCATAGGGTGCACTAAACAGATAATGGACAAAGCCGGCTTAAAAATAGATTATATATCCATAGTAAATGCCAGGCAGTTGAATTCTTTAGAAGTTATCTCCGGCGAGGTATTAATTGCTTTAGCGGTGTGGGTGGGCAGGGCGAGGTTGATAGATAACATTATAGTGAACACAGAGGTTAATACTATGGGCCATGAGCTTTGAGTTTTAGGCTAAAAGCTCATGGCTCATAGCTCAAAGCTCAAAGCCTAAGTAGTAAACAAAAGCTGTAGATGGAGGAAAGTGAAATGATGCGTTTAATGCATAAATCCAAGATCCATCGGGCCACTGTGACCCAGACCGACTTGAATTATGAGGGCAGTATTACTATAGATAGTCTTCTTATGAAGGAAGCGGATATTTTGGCTAATGAAAAGGTTCATGTGCTTAACCTTGATAATGGTTCAAGGTGTGAAACTTATTGCATAGAAGGGGAAGCGAATTCGGGTGTTATTTGTATTAACGGTGCGGCTGCTCACCATTCAAAGACAGGGGATAAAGTAATAATCATTGCTTATGGTTTAATGGACACAAAAGAGGCTGTTTCAATTAAACCAAAGATTGTCTATGTGGATGAAAAAAATAAGATAAAAAGGATAAAATAAAATGGTGCGCACTCAACAAGATGAAACAAAATACAGGGAAGAATTAAAGGAAAGAATAGCTGAATTAAAAAAGGACAAAGATGCGGCTATTATCGTGCACAATTATCAGCGGCCTGAAATTCAGGATATCGCTGATATAAAAGGTGATTCTTTAGCCTTAAGCAGGGCAGCTACCAGGATCGGCAATGATGTGATAATTTTTTGCGGAGTCAGGTTTATGGCTGAGAGCGCGTCTATCTTAAATCCCGGTAAGAAGATAATTTTGCCGGTAATTGAAGCAGGATGCCCTCTGGCTGATATGGTTAATCTTGATCAGATCAAGGCCAAAAGACAACAGTTTCCCGATGCAGCCGTAGTATGTTATGTTAATTCTTTAGCCGAGATAAAGGCGGAGAGCGATATATGCTGCACCTCCGGTAACGCGGTAAATATTGTCAAATCGTTGAATGAATATCGTAAAATAATTTTTATCCCTGATAAGAACCTTGGACTATATGTTGCTTCGCAGGTTCCCGAAAAGGAAATTATCACTTTAGAAGGCTTTTGTCCGTCGCATGTCAGGTTATCTAAAGCTGATGTGTTAAAAGTAAAAGCCTCTCATCCCGGTGCTGAATTTCTTGTCCATCCTGAATGTTATCCGGAGGTAGTTGAGTTAGCTGATGGAGTTTGCAGCACAAAGCAGATGTTCGATTACATCGAGGTTTCTAAATGTAAGGAATTCATAATCGGGACCGAAACCGGCCTGCTTTATGGTTTGGAAAAGAAATTTCCCGGCAGAAAATTTTATTCTGCTTCGGTAAATTTACTATGCGCTGATATGAAACTGACTACTCTTGGCTGGGTGGCCCATGCCCTGGAATTTATGGAGCATGAAATAAAAGTTCCGGAGAATATCAGGGTCAAGGCCAAGAGGACGCTGGATAGAATGCTGGAGGTGAAGTAGCCTATAAAAAGTGTCAGAGAGTCAAAGTGTCAGAGAGTCAGAAAGAGTCAGAAAGAATCAGAGTGTCAAAGAGTCAAAGTAAAAACTTTGACACTAGCGAACGAAGTGAGCGATGACACTTTGACTCTTTGACACTATTTAAGAGGTGTTATGAATAAGATAAGGGTAGGAATAATCGGCTGCGGGGTAATCGGCTCGGCTCTGGCTAAGGCAATAGAAAAAAATTTTTTCGGTTTAGCTGAACTGACAGCAGTAAATGATTTAGATAAAGCTAAAACAATAAAATTAGTCAGTTCTTTAACGGGTAATCCCGGCGTTTTATCTATCGAAGAATTAATAAGCGCCAGTGATCTGGTAATTGAGGCTGCTTCTAAAGATATTTCCGCAGATACCGCACACAAAGCTCTTTCAAAGGGAAAAAACATAATGGTAATGAGTGTGGGGGGGTTGGTTGGCCGTGAAGATGTATTGCGGCTTGCCGATCAAAAATCTTGCCGTCTTTATATTCCTTCCGGTGCCTTATGCGGCTTAGACGGGGTTAAAGCGGCATCGATGGGGGGAGTAAACTCTGTTACTTTAACTACCCGTAAACCACCGTTGGGATTGGAAGGTGCGCCCTATGTGGTAAAAAGTAAGATTGACCTTAATGCAATTAAACAAGAAACCGTGCTTTTTGAAGGTACGGTCTTGGAAGCTGTGCAAGGTTTCCCCAAGAATATAAATGTGGCTGCTGCTTTAAGCCTTGCCGGCATTGGTCCGGTTAAAACAAAGGTAAAGATCGTTACCTCGCCTGAATATAAAAGTAATTCCCATGAAGTTAAGGTGCAGGGTGAGTTTGGAATTCTTATAACCAAGACCGAAAACCTGCCCTCTCCTCAAAACCCAAAAACCAGTCTCTTAGCTGTCCTTTCAGCCATAGCAGCCTTAAAACAGATATTGGAACATACAAAGATAGGCACTTAAATAACACACCAAATCTCAAATGTTGAAAAAGGGATAAAAATTTGATAAACTATACCGTTATGTCAAATAAGATAAAAAAGCTATTAGTAATATTATTGCTGGCCTGCAGTTCTATTCATTTATGGGCGGGAAATAGTTATGCAAGTGGCGGACGGGAAGCTATCGTTGTCGCCAGAACAGCCTATCAAGACCGATTATATGGTTTTTGTATCGGCCGGCTTAAGTCCTTTTTAAAGAAATATCCGCTTAGTGAATGGAACCAGGAAGCGCACCTCCTTTTAGGTAAATGTTTTTATCATCAGGATAAACCTTATCAGGCCCTGGAAGAGTTCGATTTTATATTACAAATTTCTCCGCCGAGCAGATATTCCGATCAGGCGCTATATTGGTCCGGGGAGACCTATGCTAAAGAAAAGGACTTTACTGCCGCGGTCAATCTTTATCAAAAGGTCATTGCTGATTACCCTCAGTCTACTTACAGCTCTTACGCCGGTTACTCGATAGGCTTTTGCTATTATCAACAGGACTTGTATGAGGAAACAGTCGGACAGTTCAGGAAGTTTTTGAAAGATTTTCCAAATCATGCTTTATTTGCCGAGGCTAAATATAGAATAGGGGAATCCTTATATCACCTCAGGAAATTTGAAGAATCCGAAGGGGTTCTTTCTTCATATGTTTTTTCCTTTCCCGAACATGAATATACAACTGCCGGCTATTACTGGCTGGGTGAGGCAGATTATTATTTAGAAAAATTCAGAAAGGCTATTTTCAACTATCAACAGGCGATTAAGGCATCTCCGAAAAGCAAATGGGCAGCTTTGGCTTATTATGGTGCCGGATGGGCTTATTATGAGCTGGAAGATTTCCAGGAAAGCCTAAAAGCACTTTCTTATTTTAGAGAATATTTCTCGAAAAATCCCCTGATCGATTCCTGTATATTTAGAATAGGGCAATGCTACACAGGGATCGGCGATTGGAACAATGCTGTTGAAAAGTATCAGGAGCTGATAACTAAATTTCCTCAAAGTGAGTGGGTAGAGAATGCCTGGTTCTGGAAGGCTGAGGGATTGTTTAGATCGGAGAAGTTTGAACGAGCCATCCAGGCCTATAAAAAATTATTGATGGAGTTTCCCCAGAGCGACCTCTATAACCAAGCCTGCTATGGGCTTGCCTGGTGTTACCTTGAGATGAAAGATTACGAAAAGGCAATTGCTGGATTCGAGCAGGTTTCAAAACTGGGACCCGATGATCTGTTAAAGGTTGATTCACTGGTAAAAATCGGAGATTGTTGGTTGGATTTAGGCCACTTTCAGAAGGCCGTTGATGCGTTTGATGTTATTTTAAAGGAATATTCCCGGAGTGCAGTGGCTGATTATGCCCAATATCAATTAGGACAGACTCTTTATAAAAAAGGGGAATTTGATTCAGCGATCTCATCTTTCCGAAGCTTAATCGTAAATTTTTCTAAAAGCGGCCTTTTAGACAAAGCCCAGTATAAAATAGGGTGGTCATATTTTAAGCAAGGCAATTGGTCAGCTGCTTACGATCAATTTCGGAAACTTATTGATAAATATCCCCGCAGTGCTTTAGCCACAGAAGCATTATTTCAAACAGGAAGCTGTCTTTATAATAACGGTGATTATAATAAAGCGCTCAAGGTGTTTAAGAAATTAACTAAAAGCAGATCTGTTTCTCCGGAAATAGTCCGTAAGGCCCGGTATGAAATGGCCTGGTGTTACTGGCAGATGAATAAAGAAGATGAAGCGATTGGGGAGTTTAAGCAGTATCTGGCTAATTG
This DNA window, taken from Candidatus Omnitrophota bacterium, encodes the following:
- a CDS encoding LL-diaminopimelate aminotransferase, producing the protein MNIEISDRLKQLPPYLFVELDRLKQEALNKGRDIIDLGIGDPDRATPEHIIKELQRSAGDSANHHYALDWGMSRLREAIAGWYNRRFDVRLDPNKEILPLIGSKEGISHIPLGFINPGDVVLVPTPGYPPYTASAIFAGARPVFLPLLERNNFLPDLENIDRDVLNKAKMMFLNYPNNPTSATATKEFFEKVVDFADKNGIIVCHDAAYSEIYFDGNKPMSFLEVRGAKEVGVEFHSLSKTYNMTGWRIGFVSGNQQIIKGLRTVKSNIDSGIFQAIQLAGIESLNGPQDSVEQMREIYQERRDVLVNGLNSIGWNVSKPQATFYVWAHALDGYSSSELSKIFLEKLGIVTTPGVGFGESGEGYIRMALTVCKERIKEAVERIAEFKKYC
- the folK gene encoding 2-amino-4-hydroxy-6-hydroxymethyldihydropteridine diphosphokinase, translating into MARIYIGIGSNLADRRVNIEKALNLLREVKNLEIKKISSLHETEPVGGPPEQGNFLNAVLGAETSILPLELLAKLKSIEKRLGRGKGVPDGPRPIDLDILFYDDVVIKGKELEIPHPRLHERFFALKPLVEIAPDLVHPILNKQARQLLAEICERKPF
- the panC gene encoding pantoate--beta-alanine ligase, translating into MQVITAIDKMRSYVEEAKSRGKKIGLVPTMGCFHQGHLSLIEKAGTSTDTTIVSIFVNPAQFGPDEDYLAYPRDVEQDRLKAARAGVDVIFAPGLSEMYPESYLTYVNVEMITGVLCGKARPGHFKGVATVCAKLFNIIKPDIAFFGQKDAQQTIVVKRMVKDLNMDVEIEVLPIVREKDGLAMSSRNKYLNTVQRKDALVLYQALTKAKDMIKSGERNAGMIIGCTKQIMDKAGLKIDYISIVNARQLNSLEVISGEVLIALAVWVGRARLIDNIIVNTEVNTMGHEL
- the panD gene encoding aspartate 1-decarboxylase; this encodes MMRLMHKSKIHRATVTQTDLNYEGSITIDSLLMKEADILANEKVHVLNLDNGSRCETYCIEGEANSGVICINGAAAHHSKTGDKVIIIAYGLMDTKEAVSIKPKIVYVDEKNKIKRIK
- the nadA gene encoding quinolinate synthase NadA — translated: MVRTQQDETKYREELKERIAELKKDKDAAIIVHNYQRPEIQDIADIKGDSLALSRAATRIGNDVIIFCGVRFMAESASILNPGKKIILPVIEAGCPLADMVNLDQIKAKRQQFPDAAVVCYVNSLAEIKAESDICCTSGNAVNIVKSLNEYRKIIFIPDKNLGLYVASQVPEKEIITLEGFCPSHVRLSKADVLKVKASHPGAEFLVHPECYPEVVELADGVCSTKQMFDYIEVSKCKEFIIGTETGLLYGLEKKFPGRKFYSASVNLLCADMKLTTLGWVAHALEFMEHEIKVPENIRVKAKRTLDRMLEVK
- a CDS encoding aspartate dehydrogenase translates to MNKIRVGIIGCGVIGSALAKAIEKNFFGLAELTAVNDLDKAKTIKLVSSLTGNPGVLSIEELISASDLVIEAASKDISADTAHKALSKGKNIMVMSVGGLVGREDVLRLADQKSCRLYIPSGALCGLDGVKAASMGGVNSVTLTTRKPPLGLEGAPYVVKSKIDLNAIKQETVLFEGTVLEAVQGFPKNINVAAALSLAGIGPVKTKVKIVTSPEYKSNSHEVKVQGEFGILITKTENLPSPQNPKTSLLAVLSAIAALKQILEHTKIGT
- a CDS encoding tetratricopeptide repeat protein encodes the protein MSNKIKKLLVILLLACSSIHLWAGNSYASGGREAIVVARTAYQDRLYGFCIGRLKSFLKKYPLSEWNQEAHLLLGKCFYHQDKPYQALEEFDFILQISPPSRYSDQALYWSGETYAKEKDFTAAVNLYQKVIADYPQSTYSSYAGYSIGFCYYQQDLYEETVGQFRKFLKDFPNHALFAEAKYRIGESLYHLRKFEESEGVLSSYVFSFPEHEYTTAGYYWLGEADYYLEKFRKAIFNYQQAIKASPKSKWAALAYYGAGWAYYELEDFQESLKALSYFREYFSKNPLIDSCIFRIGQCYTGIGDWNNAVEKYQELITKFPQSEWVENAWFWKAEGLFRSEKFERAIQAYKKLLMEFPQSDLYNQACYGLAWCYLEMKDYEKAIAGFEQVSKLGPDDLLKVDSLVKIGDCWLDLGHFQKAVDAFDVILKEYSRSAVADYAQYQLGQTLYKKGEFDSAISSFRSLIVNFSKSGLLDKAQYKIGWSYFKQGNWSAAYDQFRKLIDKYPRSALATEALFQTGSCLYNNGDYNKALKVFKKLTKSRSVSPEIVRKARYEMAWCYWQMNKEDEAIGEFKQYLANCPASSLAADVLLWLGKYNYDHDQFESARGYFKKILSEFSTHQLSDDAAYWIGWTFYSSKDLSSALEQFKNMAAHYPGSELAGDAFLRAGDILSERKEHRRALVYYQKALDKAEGSLKAEIQFQIAKCYQDQKNIDQAKIEYLKVTYLYPESKYWAMEARIRAAYIFEQQNQWSEAKTIYEKIISSQLKEAEYAKRRLEWIRDNIGGLTSELEVMQVEIESPELKVPELIIPQTNTN